The window TCGATCTGCTTGGCGATCAGGTGGAGCTTGGCGATCTCAACCTTCTCGTCCTCGGTATAGCCTTCGAGCCGGATGATCTCCATGCGGTCGAGCAGCGCCTGCGGCAGGTTGAGCGAGTTCGCCGTCGTCACGAACATGATGTCGCTCAGGTCGACGTCGATCTCCAGATAATGGTCCTGGAACTTGCCATTCTGTTCGGGGTCGAGCACTTCGAGCAGCGCCGAAGCCGGATCGCCGCGGAAATCCTGGCCCAGCTTGTCGATCTCGTCGAGCAGGAACAGCGGGTTCATCGTGCCGGCCTTTTTGAGGTTCGTCACGATCTTGCCCGGCAGCGAGCCGATATAGGTGCGGCGGTGGCCGCGGATTTCGGCCTCGTCGCGCACGCCGCCGAGCGACTGGCGGATGAATTCACGCCCGGTCGCTTTCGCGATGCTCTTACCGAGGCTGGTCTTGCCGACGCCCGGCGGGCCGACGAGGCAGAGGATCGGCCCCTTCAGCTTGTTGGTGCGCGCCTGGACCGCCAGATATTCGACGATCCGGTCCTTGACCTTTTCGAGCGCATAATGGTCGTTGTCGAGCACCGCCTGCGCAGCCGCGATATCCTTTTTCAGCTTCGACTTCTTGCCCCAGGGCAGACCGATCAGCGTATCGAGGTAGTTGCGCACGACGGTCGCCTCGGCCGACATCGGCGCCATGCCGCGCAGCTTCTTCATTTCGGCCTGCGCCTTGGCCTTGGCTTCCTTGGACATTTTCATGCCCTCGATCTTGGCCGCCAGTTCGGCGAGGTCGTCCCCGCCCTCGCCATTGTCGTTGCCGAGTTCGCGCTGGATCGCCTTCAACTGCTCGTTGAGATAATATTCGCGCTGGCTCTTTTCCATCTGGCGCTTGACGCGGCCGCGGATCTTCTTTTCGACCTGCAGCACGCCGAGTTCGCCCTCCATGAAGGCGAAGACCATTTCGAGGCGCTTGGCGGGCTGGCCCTCGACGAGCAGCGCCTGCTTGTCGGAAACCTTGATGTTGAGATTGCCCGCGACCGAGTCGGCAAGGCGCGAGGCGTCCTCGATCTGCGACAGCTGGACCGCGGTTTCGGCGGGCATCTTCTTGTTGAGCTTGGCGTAATTTTCGAACTGGTCGACGACCGAGCGCATCAGCGCCGCCGTATCGACGCTGTCGTCCTCGGCATCGGCGATCGGCGTCACGCGCGCGACCACCGCCTTGTCGTCATTCTCGAGCGCGACGAGCTTGGCGCGCTCCTTGCCCTCGACGAGCACGCGGACGGTGCCGTCGGGCAGCTTCAGCAGCTGGAGCACGGTGGCGATGACGCCGACGTCATAGAGGTCGTCGCGCTGCGGATCATCCTCGCCCGGATCGAGCTGGGCGACGAGGAAAATTTCCTTATCGGCTTCCATCGCGACTTCGAGCGCGGCGACCGAGCGATCGCGGCCGACGAACAGTGGCACGATCATATGCGGGAAAACAACAATGTCGCGCAGCGGCAACAGGGGGAAAGTCTGGCTCATCATGGCTCCTGGACAAGCGCCCGCGACCGGCACGCCGTCCTTCTTATAGGGTCTTCAACCGCTAATATGGCGTAACTTGCCGCGCATTCAATGTCGCTGCGCTGAACGGGAGGTTTTGCCGTCGCCCCCGCGAAGGCGGGGGCCGTTGGCAGCCCGGCCAGCCTCGCTGCGCAAAACGATAGCGGCCCCCGCCTTCGCGGGGGCGACGAGAGATCAAAACGGCAGTTTGAAGCCCGGCGGCAGTTGCAGGCCGCTCGTCATCTTGCCCATTTCGGCATTGCTCGCCTGATCGGCCTTTTCGCGCGCGTCGTTGAACGCGGCGGCGAGCAGGTCTTCGAGCATCTGTTTGTCCGAAGGAACCATCAGGCTGTCGTCGATCGAGATCGCCTTGATACGGCCCTTGGCGCTCGCGGTGATGCGGACGAGTCCGCCACCCGAGATGCCTTCGACCTCGACGCTGTCGAGCTTCGCCTGCGCCTCCGCCATCTGCGCCTGTACGGTTTCGGCGGCTTGCTGCGCCGCCTTGAGCATTTCTTCCATCGATTTCATGGAGCGGACCTATGCCGCGTCTCGTCGCCCTCGACAAGCCTCGCGTCGGGAAAAGCCGCCAATGCGGCCTTGACGACGGGCAGTTCGCGGATGCGCTGGTCGTTGTCGGCGAGCGTCGCGGCGCGCACCTGCCCCAGGCTCGGCCGCCCCTCGCCCTCGCCGGTCCGCACCTGCCAGCGGCTGCCGGTGGCCGAAAGCAAGGCGTCGCCAAGGTCGCGCGCGAAGCCGCCGTCGAGCGCTGCGACGGGGACAAAGACGATCGCGCCGGGTTCGAGGGTGATGATCCGCAGATGATCGTGCACGTCGACCGCGAGGCGATGATTGCCGGTGCTTTCGAGCAATTGGTGGATTTGCGCCACGGTGAGCGCCGAAGCGGGTGTCTCGGCGGGCGGCACGGTTTCAGCGGCGACCGGTTCGGGCGCCTGCGCGGTCGCATCCTGCGCCGGCGCGGCGAGCGCGGGCAGCGGCGTCGCGGGGAAATGGCCGGTTTCGAGCAGCTTCGCGAGCTCGCCCGGATCGGGCATCGCGGCAGCATAGATCACCCGCAGCAGCAGCATTTCCAGATGCTCGAGCGGATTGTTGGCGCGCAGCACCTCGTCATGGCCCTTGAGCAGCAATTGCCACAGCCGGTTGAGCGGCGCGAAGCCAAGTTTCTGCGCCCAGTCGCCGATCCGTTCGCGGTCAGCCTCGGCGAGCGCGGGATCGTCATGGCGCGACACCTTGGCCAGCGTGATCGCGTGGGTCAGGTCCATCAGCCCGCGCACCATCGCGACGGGTTCGATGCCCAGCGCATATTGGCCGCGCGCCAGGTCGATCGCCCCGCCGGCATCGCCCTCGAGGATCGTCGCCATCAAATTCGCGATCGACGAGCGGTCCGACAGGCCGAGCATGACCCGCACCTGCGCCGCGCCGATCATCCCGCCCCCATCCAGATCGGCGTGCGCGATCGCCTGGTCGAGGATCGACAGACCGTCGCGCACCGAGCCTTCAGCGGCGTTGGCGATCAGCCAGATCGCGGGC is drawn from Sphingopyxis sp. OPL5 and contains these coding sequences:
- a CDS encoding DNA polymerase III subunit gamma/tau, translating into MSDSADDEPPMLGMDLPTTAAPASSGPYRVLARKYRPQTFAELIGQDAMVRTLGNAIARDRLAHAFLMTGVRGVGKTSTARLIAKALNCIGPDGQGGPTIDPCGICEPCRAITEGRHIDVIEMDAASNTGVDDVREIIEAVRYAAVSARYKIYIIDEVHMLSRNAFNALLKTLEEPPPHVKFLFATTEVNKVPVTVLSRCQRFDLRRITPDMLFSHFSSILQKEGVEAEAPAIWLIANAAEGSVRDGLSILDQAIAHADLDGGGMIGAAQVRVMLGLSDRSSIANLMATILEGDAGGAIDLARGQYALGIEPVAMVRGLMDLTHAITLAKVSRHDDPALAEADRERIGDWAQKLGFAPLNRLWQLLLKGHDEVLRANNPLEHLEMLLLRVIYAAAMPDPGELAKLLETGHFPATPLPALAAPAQDATAQAPEPVAAETVPPAETPASALTVAQIHQLLESTGNHRLAVDVHDHLRIITLEPGAIVFVPVAALDGGFARDLGDALLSATGSRWQVRTGEGEGRPSLGQVRAATLADNDQRIRELPVVKAALAAFPDARLVEGDETRHRSAP
- a CDS encoding YbaB/EbfC family nucleoid-associated protein; this encodes MKSMEEMLKAAQQAAETVQAQMAEAQAKLDSVEVEGISGGGLVRITASAKGRIKAISIDDSLMVPSDKQMLEDLLAAAFNDAREKADQASNAEMGKMTSGLQLPPGFKLPF
- the lon gene encoding endopeptidase La, whose product is MSQTFPLLPLRDIVVFPHMIVPLFVGRDRSVAALEVAMEADKEIFLVAQLDPGEDDPQRDDLYDVGVIATVLQLLKLPDGTVRVLVEGKERAKLVALENDDKAVVARVTPIADAEDDSVDTAALMRSVVDQFENYAKLNKKMPAETAVQLSQIEDASRLADSVAGNLNIKVSDKQALLVEGQPAKRLEMVFAFMEGELGVLQVEKKIRGRVKRQMEKSQREYYLNEQLKAIQRELGNDNGEGGDDLAELAAKIEGMKMSKEAKAKAQAEMKKLRGMAPMSAEATVVRNYLDTLIGLPWGKKSKLKKDIAAAQAVLDNDHYALEKVKDRIVEYLAVQARTNKLKGPILCLVGPPGVGKTSLGKSIAKATGREFIRQSLGGVRDEAEIRGHRRTYIGSLPGKIVTNLKKAGTMNPLFLLDEIDKLGQDFRGDPASALLEVLDPEQNGKFQDHYLEIDVDLSDIMFVTTANSLNLPQALLDRMEIIRLEGYTEDEKVEIAKLHLIAKQIEAHGLKAGEFELTDEGLRDLIRYYTREAGVRTLEREIAKLARKALRRILEGKMESVVVTPDNLADYSGVRKYKHGMGDLEDQIGAVTGLAWTEVGGELLTIEAVTVTGKGQVRTTGKLGEVMTESVQAALSFVKARAPSYGIKPSLFARKDIHIHLPEGAVPKDGPSAGVGMVTAMVSTLTGIAVRRDVAMTGEVTLRGRVLAIGGLKEKLLAALRGGITTVLIPEENEKDLVEIPANITGGLNIIPVSHVDQVLAEALVSPVEPIEWTEADELATSPPVATATDPETAIRH